GCGTCACCCTGCCGGTGTATGTGGGCGTCGCCGGGCCCGTGCAGCGGGCCAAACTGCTGGCCATGGCGACGAAGATCGGCGTGGGGGAGTCGACACGCTTCCTGACGAAGCACCCCTCCTGGTTCGTGCGGTTCGCGGCACCCGGCGGATACGCGCCCGAACGGCTGCTGGCCCGGGCCGAACAGGCCCTCACCGCGCCCTCGGCGGGCGTGGCCGGGCTGCACCTGTTCACGTTCAACCAGATCGCCGAGACGGAGCGGTGGCGTCGCGAGCTGCGCGACCGGCTGGACGGCTGACCGACTCGCATACAAAGGGGGCGGGGCCGTAATCCGGCCCCGCCCCCTTTGTATGCGAGTCGGTCAGCGGAAGACGACCGTGCGGTTGTCGTCCACCATCACCCGGCTCTCGCTGTGCCACTTCACCGCGTGCGCGAGGACCTGTGCCTCCACGTCGCGTCCGACCGTGACCAGGTCGCCGGGGTCCAGGGAGTGGTCCACCCGGATCACGTCCTGCTCGATGATCTGGCCCTCGTCCAGGTCCGGGGTCACATAGTGCGCCGTCGCGCCGACCAGCTTCACTCCGCGCTGGTAGGCCTGGTCGTAGGGTCGGGCCCCCTTGAAACTGGGGAGGAAGGAGTGGTGGATGTTGATGGCGCGGCCCTCGAGCTGCTTGCACAGGTCGTCGGAGAGGATCTGCATGTACCGGGCCAGCACGACCAGGTCGACGTCCAGGTCGCGCACCAGCTCCAGCAGGCGCGCCTCGGCCTGGTCCTTGGTGTCCCGGGTGACGGGGACGTGGTGGAAGGGGATGCCGTAGGTCTCCGCGAGCCCTTCGAAGTCCCGGTGATTGGAGACGATCGCGGGGATCTCGATGTTGAGGGAGGCGGTGCGCTTGCGGAACAGCAGGTCGTTGAGGCAGTGGCCGAACTTGGACACCATGATCAGCGTCCGGGTCGGGGTCGAGGCGTCGCTCAGCGCCCAGGTGATCCCGTAGGCCTGGGCGACCGGACCGAACCGGTAACGCAGATGTTCCAGATCGGCGTTCGGATCGGAAACGTCGAAGTGGACCCTCATGAAGAACCGGCCCTGAAGTCGGTTGTCGAACTGCTGGCTTTCCAGGATGTTTCCGGAGTTCCTGACGAGAAAGCCGCTCACGGCGTGGACCAGTCCGGCGCTGTCGGGACACGAGAGGGTGAGGACGTACTCACGGCCTGGTTGTGGGCGAGGGGACATGGGCGGCCTCCGTTGGTGCGTATTGCACAACAAGGTGAGCGATACGCAACATGGTCGGCTCGGTGCAGCCCGCGGTCAAGGGTGGTCGGGCAAGTGGTCTCAAGGTGAGAACGGCATAGGCGAACCCCTTGACGTCTGTCCGGACATTCGCCACTGTGTTCCACCACAAGCAATTGGGTGCATGATGCGCAACGAATTTCTGTTGAAAGGCTCGGCGCGTGGCAGACCTGTATGTGGCTGGCGAATGGCGGGATCCGGTGGCCGGCGGGCACCGGGAGATCCGATGTCCCGCTGACGGCTCCCTCGCGGCGACCGTCTCGGAAGGGACACGCCCCGACACCGAAGCGGCGATCGCCGCCGCCCGCCGCGCCTTCGACGAAGGCCCCTGGCCCGCCACCCCCGAACGCGAGCGCGGCGCGCTGCTGCTGCGGACCGCCGACATCCTCGAGCGCGACGCCAAGGAGTTCGCCCGCGCCGAGTCGCTGGACACCGGCAAGCGGCTGGTGGAGAGCGAGTACGACATCGCCGACGTCGTCTCCTGCTTCCGCTACTACGGCGGGCTCGGCGGCACCGACGCCGGCCGTGCGATCGACACCGGCCGCGGCGACGCCGTCAGTCGTGTCGTGTACGAGCCGGTCGGCGTGTGTGGTCTGATCACTCCGTGGAACTACCCTTTGCTGCAAGCCAGTTGGAAGGTCGCCCCGGCTCTGCTGGCCGGCAACACGATCGTCCTCAAGCCCAGCGAACTCACCCCCTCCACCTCGATCCTGCTGATCAAGGCGCTCGAGGAGGCAGGCATCCCGGCCGGCGCCGCCAATCTCGTCCTGGGCACCGGCCCCGAGGTGGGCGCACCGCTCTCCGAGCACCCGGCCGTCGACATGGTCTCCTTCACCGGAGGCCTGGAGACCGGCAAGCGCATCATGGCGACCGCCGCGGCGGGCGTGAAGAAGGTGGCGCTGGAACTCGGCGGCAAGAACCCCAACGTGGTCTTCGCCGACGCCGACTTCGAAACGGCCGTCGACTTCGCCCTCACCGCCGTCTTCCTGCACTCCGGGCAGGTCTGCTCGGCCGGCGCCCGGCTGATCGTCGAGGACTCCCTGCACGACGCCTTCGTCGACGAGGTCGTCCGCCGCGCCCGTCTGATCCGACTCGGCGGGCCCTTCGACCCCGATGCGGAGACCGGCGCGCTGATCTCCGCACAGCACCTGGAGAAGGTCGAGGCGTACGTCGCCGCGGGCCTCGCCGAGGGCGCCGTACTGCGCTGCGGCGGTGCGCGCCCCGACGACCCGGCCCTCGCGGATGGCCACTACTACCCGCCGACCGTGCTCGACGAGTGCCGGCAGGACATGCGGGTGGTGCACGAGGAGTCCTTCGGACCCGTGCTCACCGTGGAGCGGTTCACCGACGAGGACGACGCCGTACGCATCGCCAACGACACCGAGTACGGACTCGCCGGAGCCGTGTGGACACAGGACGCCGGCAAGGCCCAGCGGGTCGCCCGGCGGCTGCGGCACGGCACGGTGTGGATCAACGACTACCACCCCTATGTGCCGCAAGCGGAATGGGGTGGCTTCGGACACTCGGGCGTGGGCCGGGAACTGGGACCGACCGGCCTGAACGAGTACCGAGAGCCCAAGCACATCTGGCAGAACATCCAACCCCGGCCGCAGCGCTGGTTCAGCGGCTGAACGCCGAAAGAAGGTCGAACGTGACCACACAGACCGAGGTGCCACCGCGGCGCGGCACGCCCCAGGACTCGGGCCCCACCCCGGTCATATCCGTGCGCCGGCTGTGGAAGGTGTTCGGGCCGAAAGCGGACCAGGTGCCGGACTCCGAAGAGCTGCGCGGCCTGACCCGCCGCGAACTCATGGACCGCACCGGGTGCACCGCCGCCGTACGCGACGTCCACTTCGACGTCTCGCCCGGTGAGGTGTTCGTCGTCATGGGTCTGTCGGGATCCGGCAAGTCCACTCTGGTGCGATGTCTCACCCGGCTGATCGAACCCACCGCCGGCGAGATCGTCTTCGAGGGCGAGGACATCCGCAAGGCCGACGACCGGCGGCTGCGCGACCTGCGGCGCCGCAAGTTCTCCATGGTCTTCCAGCACTTCGGTCTGCTGCCCCACCGCCGCGTCGTCGACAACGTGTCGTTCGGCCTGGAGATCCGCGGCATGAGCAGGGCCGAGCGGAACAAGCGGGCTCTTGAGGTCGTCGAACTCGTCGGCCTCTCGGGCTACGAGAACTCCTACCCCGACCAGCTCTCCGGCGGGATGCAGCAACGCGTGGGCCTGGCCCGGGCATTGGCGGGCGACCCCGACGTCCTCTTCTTCGACGAACCGTTCTCCGCGCTCGACCCGCTGATCCGCCGTGACATGCAGAACGAGGTCATCCGGCTGCACCACGAGGTCGGCAAGACGATGGTGTTCATCACCCACGACCTCTCCGAGGCCCTCAAGCTGGGCGACCGCATCCTCATCATGCGCGACGGCAAGATGGTCCAGTGCGGCACCGGCGACGAACTCGTCGGCGCCCCCGCCGACGACTACGTACGCGAGTTCGTGAAGGACGTACCGCGCGGCGATGTGCTCACCCTGCGGTGGATCATGCGCCCGCCGGCGGACGGCGACGAACTGGACGGACCCGAACTGGGCCCGGACGTCGTGGTCAAGGAGGCCACCCGGGCGGTGCTCGCGGCCGACAAGCCGGTCAAGGTCGTGGAGAACGGCAAGCTGCTCGGCATCGTCGGCGACGAGGAGATCCTCGCGGTGGTCGCCGGGCAGGAAGGCGGCGTGTAATGACCGTCGTCATGGAGAAACCGGAGAAGACCGGGGCCGTGGAGGAGCCGGCGCCCGTCAAACCCGTGCGCAGGGTCAGCCGGTCCATGGTGGTCGCGGCGATCCTCGTCGTCTGGCTGGTGCTCTTCGCCGTACTGCGCGGCAAGCAGACCCTCACGCTGGCGGCGGCCGACCTGACCGATCTGCACCGGTGGTTCAACGACGTCAACGACTCCATCGGCGCGAACCGCAACTCCAACCCGCTCTTCCTGTACTTCTTCAACGAGATCCGCCTGGTCAACGACACCCTGGTGACCTTCGTACAGGAGCTGATCTCCCAGCCGACCGGCGACCGCCCCGTCCCGCAGATCGGCTGGCTCGGCGTCGTCGGCATCGTGGGCTTCGGCTCCTGGGCCGTCGGCAACTGGCGGGTCGCGCTCCTCGCGGTGGCCGGCTTCACCTTCCTGGGCCTGCAGGGCCTGTGGCAGGAGAGCATGGACACCCTGGCGCTCACCGTCTCCGCGGTCTGCGTGGCGCTGCTCTTCGCGATCCCGCTGGGCGTATGGGCGGGGCTGTCCGACCGGTTCAACCGGATCGTGACGCCCTTCCTGGACCTCATGCAGACGATGCCGACCTTCGTCTACCTGGCCCCCCTGACCCTGTTCTTCCAGATCGGCCCGGCCTCGGCCACGATCGCCACGCTGATCTACGCGGCGCCGCCGACGATCCGCATCACCGCGCACGGCATCCGCTCCGTGCCGCACACCACGGTCGAGGCGGCCGACTCGCTCGGCGCCACCCGGCGGCAGTCCCTGACGAAGGTGCTGCTGCCGATGTCCAAGCGGACCGTGGTGATGGGCGTCAACCAGACCATCATGGCCGCCCTGGCCATGGTGACCATCGCCGCCCTGATCGACGCGCCAGGCCTCGGCAAGACCGTCCTGCAGGCACTCCAGTCGCTGGATGTCGGCACCGCCTTCAACGCGGGCCTGGCCATCGTCGTCCTGGCGATCGTGCTGGACCGCGTCACCACCGCGGCGAGCACCCGCGCGGAGGCGGCGCGGCGCTCCAAGAACCGCTTCCTGGCCTGGCGGCGCCCGCTGCTGGGCGTGGGCGCGGTGGTCACGGCGGTGCTGATCTATCTCTCGCACACCTATCTGTGGGCGGCGGAGTTCCCCGGCGAGGGAGGCACGGGCAGCGCCATCCGCAGCGGCGCGGACAACGTGACCACCTGGGCGCAGGACAACCTGTCGGGCGTGACCAACGCGTTCCGCGACGCCATCACCAACGGCCTGCTCAACCCGTTCCAGTCGCTGCTCACCGACTCCCCGTGGTGGCTAGTCGGAGCCGCCCTCATCGGGATCGGCGTCGTCCTCGGCGGATGGCGGGCCGGCATCACCACGGCGGTGTGTGTAGGGCTGCTCGTCGGCACCGGGGTGTGGTCGGACAGCATGACGACCCTCGCGTCGACCGCCGTTGCCACGGTGCTGGTGATGCTCCTCGGCATCTGCTTCGGCGTCTGGATGGGCCGCAGTGCCCTGGCGGACCGGCTGCTGCGGCCCACGCTGGACGCGGCACAGGTCATGCCGCCGTTCGTCTATCTCGTCCCGTTCCTCGCGCTGTTCGGCGCGACCCGCTTCACCGCGATCGTCGCGGCCGTCGTCTACGCCGCCCCCGTCGCCATGAAGATCATCGCGGACGGCGTGCGGAACGTGCCCGCCACCACCGTGGAGGCGGCCACCTCCGCCGGATGCAACACCTGGCAGATCATCACCAAGGTCCAGCTGCCGATGGCACGCAGCGCCCTGACCCTCGCGACCAACCAGGGCCTGATCTACGTGCTGTCGATGGTCGTGGTGGGCGGCCTGGTGGGCGCGGGGGCCCTCGGCTACGACGTCGTGGCCGGATTCTCGCAGGGCCAGTTGTACGGGAAGGGGCTCGCCGCGGGGCTCGCCATCGTCCTTCTCGGTGTCATGTTCGACCGGATCACTCAGGCAGCGGCTCGCCGCACCTCCGCATAAGGAGCACCACACCATGGCAAGACAATGGCGGGCCGGCGCGGCCGGCGTGGCGATACTCGGCCTCACCCTCACGGCCTGCGGCGGCGCGAAGGTCGGCGACGACTCCGCGGGATCCGGTGAGTCCGGCAAGTGCGGCACCTTCAACCTCGCGGTCAACCCGTGGGTCGGCTACGAGGCGGACGCGGCCGTCCTCGCCTACGTCGCGCAGAACGACCTCGGTTGCAAGGTCAACTCCAAGGACCTGAAGGAAGAGATCGCCTGGCAGGGCTTCGGGACGGGCGAGGTCGACGCCGTCGTGGAGAACTGGGGCCACCCCGACCTGAAGAAGAAGTACATCACCGACCAGAAGACCGCCGTGGAGGCCGGCTCGACCGGCAACAAGGGCATCATCGGCTGGTACGTGCCGCCGTGGCTGGCCAAGGCGCACCCCGACATCCTCGACTACGAGAACCTCAACAAGTACGCGTCGAAGTTCAAGACCTCCGAGTCGGGCGGCAAGGGCCAGCTCCTCGACGGCGACCCGTCGTACGTCACCAACGACGAGGCCCTGGTGAAGAACCTGAAGCTGGACTTCAAGGTGGTGTACGCGGGCAGCGAGACCGCGCTCATCCAGGCCTTCCGCAAGGCGGAGAAGAACAAGGAATGGGTGATCGGCTACTTCTACGAGCCGCAGTGGTTCTTGTCCGAGGTGCCGCTGAAGAAGGTCGAGCTGCCCGCGTACAAGGACGGCTGCGACGCCGATGCGGAGAAGGTCGCCTGCGACTACCCCGTATACGACCTGGACAAGATCGTCAGCGCCAAGTTCGCCAAGTCCGGCAGCCCCGCCTATGACCTGGTGAAGAACTTCAACTGGACCAACGACGACCAGAACGTCGTGGCGAAGTACATCGCGGTCGACAAGATGACCCCCGAGGCGGCCGCCAAGAAGTGGGTCGAGGCCAACCGCGGCAAGGTGGACGCCTGGCTCAAGTAGCCCCGGCGAACCAGGAGTCGACGACCGGTCGGACATGCCCGGTGGACGGTGCGCACCCCGCGCGCACCGTCCACCGGGCATTGCCGTGTCACGCCCTGTTTTCCGAGGTCCCGGCCCCCTTGACACCCACCTGCACGGAAGGCACATTGAGTTGCGCAACCTGAGTCACGTTGCGTAGACAGCAACTCGATCGGCTCGGCTGGTCAACAATCCGGAGGTGCGGCGATGGCGGGACCCCGAGTGGTCATCATCGGAGCGGGCGTCGTGGGAGCGGCCCTCGCGGACGAGATCTCCGCACGCGGCTGGACCGAGGTGACGGTGGTCGACCAGGGCCCGCTGCCCGCCACCGGAGGGTCCTCCTCGCACGCCCCGGGGCTGGTCTTCCAGACGAACTCCTCCAAGACCATGACCGAGCTGGCCCGCTACACCGTCGAGAAGTTCTGCTCCCTCGACGTGGACGGCAAGCCCTGCTTCCTCCAGGTCGGCGGCCTCGAGGTGGCGACCACCCCCGAGCGCCTGGTGGAACTGCGGCGCCGACACGGCTGGATCACCGCCTGGGGCGTCGAGAGCAGGCTGCTGAGCGCCGACGAGTGCGTCGAGCAGCACCCCCTGGTCAACCGGGACAAGGTCCTGGGCGGGCTGCTGGTCCCGACGGACGGCCTCGCCAAGGCCGTCCTCGCCGTCGAGGCGCAGATCCGCCGGGCCACCGAACGCGGCGTCCGCTTCCTGGCCCGCCACGAGGTCCTCGACGTCCAGCAGAGCGAGGGCCGCGTCACCGGCGTCCTCACCGACCAGGGCGAGATCCCCGCCGACATCGTCGTGTGCTGCGCCGGCATCTGGGGCCCGAAGATCGCCCGCATGGCCGGCATGAACCTCCCGCTGACCCCGCTCGCCCACCAGCTCGCCTGGACCGGCCCGGTACCGGCGCTCGCCGGCCAGACCGAGGAGGCCGTCCGCCCGATCCTGCGCCACCAGGACGCCGACCTCTACTACCGCGACCGCTTCGACGCCATCGGCATCGGCTACTACGGCCACCGCCCGATGCCCATCACGGCCGACGACATCCTCTCCGTCGACGAGGCCGACGACATGCCGTCCGTCCTGAAGTTCACCGAGGAGGACTTCGAGCCGGCCTGGACCGAGACCCAGTCCCTGCTCCCCGCGACGAAGGACGCCAAGGTCGAGGAGGGCATCAACGGCCTCTTCTCCTTCACCACCGACAACTTCCCGCTGCTCGGCGAGTCCCAGGACGTCAAGGGCTTCTGGGTCGCCGAGGCGGTCTGGGTCACCCACTCCGCGGGCGTCGGCCGCGCGATGGCCGAATGGCTGGTGGACGGCCACTGCTCGTCCTTCGACCTGCACGAGTGCGACGTCAACCGCTTCGAGCCGCACCAGCTCGCCCCGGAATACGTGCTGGCCCGCGACTGCCAGAACTTCGTCGAGGTCTACGACATCCTCCACCCCCTCCAGCCCTCCGGCCACCCGCGCCCGATCCGCAAGAGCCCCTTCCACGCCCGCCAGGAGGAGCACGGCGCCTTCTTCCTGGAGGCGAACGGCTGGGAGCGCCCCCAGTGGTACGAGGCCAACGCGGGCCTGGTCGAGGGCCGTTCCATCCCCACGCCCAACGACTGGGCCGCGCGGTACTGGTCGCCCATCGTCGGCGCCGAGGCCCAGGTCACCCGCGAGACCGTCGCGATGTACGACATGACGGCCCTCAAGCGCCTGGAGGTCGCCGGACCCGGTGCCGCGGACTTCCTGGAGGGGCTGGTCACCGGCAAGGTCGCCAAGTCGGTCGGCTCGGTGACGTACACCCTGGTGCTGGACCACGACGGCGGCATCCGCAGCGACATCACCGTCGCCCGCCTCGCCCGCGACCTCTTCCAGATCGGCGCCAACGGCAACCTCGACCTCGACTGGCTCACCCGCCGCCTCCCCGCCGACGGCACCGTCCAGGTCCGCGACATCACCCCCGGCACCTGCTGCATCGGCCTGTGGGGTCCGTTGGCCCGCAAGGTCCTCCAGCCCCTGACGGACGAGGACTTCAGCAACGACGGCCTGAAGTACTTCCGCGCCAAGCGCGCCTACATCGGCAGTGTCCCGGTCACTGCGATGCGCCTGTCCTACGTCGGCGAACTCGGTTGGGAGCTCTACACCACCGCCGATCAGGGCCAGAAACTCTGGGACACCCTCTGGCAGGCCGCGCAGCCCCTCGGCGGGATCATCGCGGGCCGCGGCGCCTTCAACAGCCTCCGCCTGGAGAAGGGCTACCGCTCCTTCGGCACCGACATGACCTACGAGCACGACGCCTACGAGGCCGGCGTCGGCTTCGCCGTCAAGCTCGACAAGGGCGACTTCATCGGCAAGGAGGCTTTGGAGCGCCGCAAGGAGAACGTGCGGCGCAGGCTGACCTGCCTCACCGTCGACGACCCGCAGGCGGTCGTCCTCGGCAAGGAGCCGGTGTACGACGGGGACCGCGCGGTGGGCTACGTCACCAGCGCCTCCTACGGCTACACGATCGGCAAGGGCATCGCCTACGCCTGGCTGCCCGCCGAACTCGCCGCCCCGGGCACCACCGTGCACATCGGCTACTTCGACCAGCGCGTCGAGGCCGTCGTCGCCGAGGAGCCCCTGTTCGACCCCACCATGTCCCGCCTCCGTGGCTGACCTGCCGCGTCGGCTTCGACAGAAGGAGCACAGCCGGTGACTGCACAGCTGCTCGACGGCAAAGCCACCGCCGCCGACATCCGTCGCGAACTCGCCGAGCGCGTCGCCAAGCTGACCGCGGGCGGCGAGCGCCCGCCGGGCCTCGGCACCGTCTTGGTCGGCGACGACCCGGGCAGCCACGCCTACGTCGCCGGCAAGCACCGCGACTGCGCGCAGGTCGGCATCGCCTCCTTCCGCCGCGAACTGCCCGCCGACGCCACCCAGAAGCAGGTCGAGGACGTCATCGACGAACTCAACGCCGACCCGGCCTGCACCGGCTACATCGTCCAACTCCCGCTCCCCAGGCACCTGGACGCCAACGCCGTACTGGAACGCATGGACCCGGCCAAGGACGCCGACGGCCTGCACCCCGTCAACCTCGGCCGACTCGTCCTGGGCGTGGCGGCCCCGCTGCCCTGCACCCCGCGCGGCATCGTCGAACTCCTGCGCCGCTACGACGTACCGCTGGCCGGAGCCCGGGTGTGCGTGATCGGCCGGGGCATCACGGTCGGCCGCCCCATCGGCCTGCTGCTCACCCGCCGCTCCGAGAACGCCACCGTGACCCTGTGCCACACCGGAACCAAGGGCCTGGCCTGGCACGTACGCGAGGCGGACATCGTCATCGCGGCGGCCGGCTCACCGGGGCTGATCACCAAGGACATGCTGCGCCCCGGCGCGGCGGTCCTGGACGTCGGCATCACCCGCACCGACAGCGGCCTGGTCGGCGACATCCACCCCGACGCGGCGGAGATCGCCGGATGGGTCGCACCCATGCCCGGCGGCGTCGGCCCCATGACGAGGGCGATGCTGCTGGCCAACGTCGTCGAGGCCGCCGAGAGGAACGCGAGCACCGTATGAACCTGTCCCTTCCCGAGGACGGAGCCGTCCGATGAGCCCCCGCACCCCCGGCGCCGAACTCCCGGAGCACCCGGACTTCCTCTGGCGCAACCCCGAGCCCAAGCGCTCCTACGACGTGATCGTCGTCGGCGGTGGCGGCCACGGCCTGGCCACCGCCCACTACCTGGCGAAGAACCACGGCATCACCAACGTCGCCGTGCTGGAGAAGGGCTGGCTGGCGGGCGGCAACATGGCCCGCAACACCACGATCATCCGCTCCAACTACCTGTGGGACGAGAGCGCCGGCATCTACGAGCACGCGCTCAAGCTGTGGGAGGGCCTGGCGGAGGAGCTGGACTACCCGATCCTCTTCTCCCAGCGCGGGGTGCTGAACCTCGCCCACAGCCTCCAGGACGTCCGCGACAGCGTGCGCCGAGTGGAGGCGAACCGCCTCAACGGCGTCGACGCGGAATGGCTCGACGCGGACGGCGTCAAGGAAGTCTGCCCGATCGTCAACATCTCCCCGGACGTGCGCTATCCGGTCCTGGGCGCCACCTACCAGCCCCGGGCGGGCATCGCCAAGCACGACCACGTGGCCTGGGGCCTGGCCCGCTCGGCGGACGCGGCGGGGATCGACATCATCCAGAACTGCGAGGTCACCGGCCTGGACGTGGTCGGCGGCCGGGTCGTCGGCGTCCAGACCAACCTGGGCCCGATCGCCGCGGGCAAGGTCGCCCTCTGCTCGGCGGGCCACACCTCGGTCCTCGCCGCGATGGCCGGCATCGAACTCCCCGTCCAGAGCCACCCGTTGCAGGCGCTGGTATCGGAACTGCTGGAACCCGTCCACCCCACGGTGGTCATGTCCAACGCGGTCCACGTCTACGTCAGCCAGGCCCACAAGGGCGAGCTGGTGATGGGCGCGGGCATCGACGCGTACAACTCCTACACGCAGCGCGGCGCGTTCCACATCATCGAGGAACAGATGGCGGCCGCCCTGGAGCTCTTCCCGGTCTTCGCCCGCGCCCACGTCCTGCGCACGTGGGGCGGCATCGTCGACGTCAGCCCCGACGCCTCACCCATCATCGGCCTCAGCCCGGTCGACAACCTCTACCTCAACTGCGGCTGGGGCACGGGCGGTTTCAAGGCCACCCCGGGCGTCGGCTGGGTCTACGCCCACACGATCGCCCACGACACCCCTCACCCTCTCAACGCCCCCTTCTCGCTCGACCGTTTCACCACCGGCGCGCTCGTCGACGAGCACGGCGCGGCCGCGGTGGCCCACTAGGACCGCTGGATACTGGGAGCCGATCCATGCTGCTCATCCCCTGCCCGTGGTGCGGGCCCCGCGACGAGGCCGAGTTCCACTACGGCGGCCAGGCCCACGTCCCGTACCCCGAGACCCCGTCGGCCCTCACCGACGAGGAGTGGGCCCGCTACCTCTTCTTCCGCGACAACACCAAGGGCCCCTTCGCCGAACGCTGGAGCCACGCGGCGGGCTGCCGCAAGTGGTTCAACGCGATACGCGACACGTCGACGAACGAGATCCTGACGGTGTACAGGTCGGGCGAGGAACGCCCGGAGACGGTGGAGCGGCGTCTGAGCCAGCCGGGCAGTGCGGCGTTCGAGGACGGGGCTGAATCTCTCCACGCCGGTGCAGGTCTTTCAGCCCGTCCCGCGTCTGAGGACGAGGCCCCTTCAGGGCCGACGGGGTCCAGGGGCGGAGTCCCTGGCGGGGTCGAAGGGGCGGAGCCCCTGGGGATGGGAACGGGTAAGGGCGGCGGGGGCGAATCCTTCTTCCGCCACCCGACCCGCGGCCGAATCCACCGAGACGTGCCCCTCACCTTCACCTTCGACGGCACCGAATACCGGGGCTACAAGGGCGACACCCTCGCCTCCGCCCTCCTCGCCAACGGCGTCATCGAGGCCGGCACCAGCATCAAGCTCGGCCGCCCGAGAG
Above is a window of Streptomyces sp. NBC_00490 DNA encoding:
- the purU gene encoding formyltetrahydrofolate deformylase translates to MSPRPQPGREYVLTLSCPDSAGLVHAVSGFLVRNSGNILESQQFDNRLQGRFFMRVHFDVSDPNADLEHLRYRFGPVAQAYGITWALSDASTPTRTLIMVSKFGHCLNDLLFRKRTASLNIEIPAIVSNHRDFEGLAETYGIPFHHVPVTRDTKDQAEARLLELVRDLDVDLVVLARYMQILSDDLCKQLEGRAINIHHSFLPSFKGARPYDQAYQRGVKLVGATAHYVTPDLDEGQIIEQDVIRVDHSLDPGDLVTVGRDVEAQVLAHAVKWHSESRVMVDDNRTVVFR
- a CDS encoding aldehyde dehydrogenase family protein; translation: MADLYVAGEWRDPVAGGHREIRCPADGSLAATVSEGTRPDTEAAIAAARRAFDEGPWPATPERERGALLLRTADILERDAKEFARAESLDTGKRLVESEYDIADVVSCFRYYGGLGGTDAGRAIDTGRGDAVSRVVYEPVGVCGLITPWNYPLLQASWKVAPALLAGNTIVLKPSELTPSTSILLIKALEEAGIPAGAANLVLGTGPEVGAPLSEHPAVDMVSFTGGLETGKRIMATAAAGVKKVALELGGKNPNVVFADADFETAVDFALTAVFLHSGQVCSAGARLIVEDSLHDAFVDEVVRRARLIRLGGPFDPDAETGALISAQHLEKVEAYVAAGLAEGAVLRCGGARPDDPALADGHYYPPTVLDECRQDMRVVHEESFGPVLTVERFTDEDDAVRIANDTEYGLAGAVWTQDAGKAQRVARRLRHGTVWINDYHPYVPQAEWGGFGHSGVGRELGPTGLNEYREPKHIWQNIQPRPQRWFSG
- a CDS encoding quaternary amine ABC transporter ATP-binding protein, with product MTTQTEVPPRRGTPQDSGPTPVISVRRLWKVFGPKADQVPDSEELRGLTRRELMDRTGCTAAVRDVHFDVSPGEVFVVMGLSGSGKSTLVRCLTRLIEPTAGEIVFEGEDIRKADDRRLRDLRRRKFSMVFQHFGLLPHRRVVDNVSFGLEIRGMSRAERNKRALEVVELVGLSGYENSYPDQLSGGMQQRVGLARALAGDPDVLFFDEPFSALDPLIRRDMQNEVIRLHHEVGKTMVFITHDLSEALKLGDRILIMRDGKMVQCGTGDELVGAPADDYVREFVKDVPRGDVLTLRWIMRPPADGDELDGPELGPDVVVKEATRAVLAADKPVKVVENGKLLGIVGDEEILAVVAGQEGGV
- a CDS encoding ABC transporter permease: MTVVMEKPEKTGAVEEPAPVKPVRRVSRSMVVAAILVVWLVLFAVLRGKQTLTLAAADLTDLHRWFNDVNDSIGANRNSNPLFLYFFNEIRLVNDTLVTFVQELISQPTGDRPVPQIGWLGVVGIVGFGSWAVGNWRVALLAVAGFTFLGLQGLWQESMDTLALTVSAVCVALLFAIPLGVWAGLSDRFNRIVTPFLDLMQTMPTFVYLAPLTLFFQIGPASATIATLIYAAPPTIRITAHGIRSVPHTTVEAADSLGATRRQSLTKVLLPMSKRTVVMGVNQTIMAALAMVTIAALIDAPGLGKTVLQALQSLDVGTAFNAGLAIVVLAIVLDRVTTAASTRAEAARRSKNRFLAWRRPLLGVGAVVTAVLIYLSHTYLWAAEFPGEGGTGSAIRSGADNVTTWAQDNLSGVTNAFRDAITNGLLNPFQSLLTDSPWWLVGAALIGIGVVLGGWRAGITTAVCVGLLVGTGVWSDSMTTLASTAVATVLVMLLGICFGVWMGRSALADRLLRPTLDAAQVMPPFVYLVPFLALFGATRFTAIVAAVVYAAPVAMKIIADGVRNVPATTVEAATSAGCNTWQIITKVQLPMARSALTLATNQGLIYVLSMVVVGGLVGAGALGYDVVAGFSQGQLYGKGLAAGLAIVLLGVMFDRITQAAARRTSA
- a CDS encoding ABC transporter substrate-binding protein — protein: MARQWRAGAAGVAILGLTLTACGGAKVGDDSAGSGESGKCGTFNLAVNPWVGYEADAAVLAYVAQNDLGCKVNSKDLKEEIAWQGFGTGEVDAVVENWGHPDLKKKYITDQKTAVEAGSTGNKGIIGWYVPPWLAKAHPDILDYENLNKYASKFKTSESGGKGQLLDGDPSYVTNDEALVKNLKLDFKVVYAGSETALIQAFRKAEKNKEWVIGYFYEPQWFLSEVPLKKVELPAYKDGCDADAEKVACDYPVYDLDKIVSAKFAKSGSPAYDLVKNFNWTNDDQNVVAKYIAVDKMTPEAAAKKWVEANRGKVDAWLK
- a CDS encoding GcvT family protein, which encodes MAGPRVVIIGAGVVGAALADEISARGWTEVTVVDQGPLPATGGSSSHAPGLVFQTNSSKTMTELARYTVEKFCSLDVDGKPCFLQVGGLEVATTPERLVELRRRHGWITAWGVESRLLSADECVEQHPLVNRDKVLGGLLVPTDGLAKAVLAVEAQIRRATERGVRFLARHEVLDVQQSEGRVTGVLTDQGEIPADIVVCCAGIWGPKIARMAGMNLPLTPLAHQLAWTGPVPALAGQTEEAVRPILRHQDADLYYRDRFDAIGIGYYGHRPMPITADDILSVDEADDMPSVLKFTEEDFEPAWTETQSLLPATKDAKVEEGINGLFSFTTDNFPLLGESQDVKGFWVAEAVWVTHSAGVGRAMAEWLVDGHCSSFDLHECDVNRFEPHQLAPEYVLARDCQNFVEVYDILHPLQPSGHPRPIRKSPFHARQEEHGAFFLEANGWERPQWYEANAGLVEGRSIPTPNDWAARYWSPIVGAEAQVTRETVAMYDMTALKRLEVAGPGAADFLEGLVTGKVAKSVGSVTYTLVLDHDGGIRSDITVARLARDLFQIGANGNLDLDWLTRRLPADGTVQVRDITPGTCCIGLWGPLARKVLQPLTDEDFSNDGLKYFRAKRAYIGSVPVTAMRLSYVGELGWELYTTADQGQKLWDTLWQAAQPLGGIIAGRGAFNSLRLEKGYRSFGTDMTYEHDAYEAGVGFAVKLDKGDFIGKEALERRKENVRRRLTCLTVDDPQAVVLGKEPVYDGDRAVGYVTSASYGYTIGKGIAYAWLPAELAAPGTTVHIGYFDQRVEAVVAEEPLFDPTMSRLRG